The Deltaproteobacteria bacterium genome contains a region encoding:
- a CDS encoding L-rhamnose mutarotase, producing the protein MKRYARTLNLKDDPSIIARYIEYHRSVWPEVERGLRAIGIERMLIWRLGRRLFMLMETVDDFDPERDFARYMESDPRIREWQALMETFQEPVFDAKPGEWWADMDLVYALI; encoded by the coding sequence ATGAAACGCTACGCTCGCACGCTCAACTTGAAGGACGATCCCAGTATCATCGCCCGCTACATCGAGTATCACCGTAGCGTTTGGCCCGAGGTGGAACGCGGACTCCGCGCGATCGGCATCGAGCGCATGCTGATCTGGCGCCTCGGCCGGCGGCTCTTCATGCTGATGGAGACGGTCGATGACTTCGATCCCGAGCGCGACTTCGCCCGCTACATGGAGAGCGACCCGCGCATCCGCGAGTGGCAAGCGCTGATGGAGACGTTCCAGGAGCCGGTGTTCGACGCCAAGCCGGGTGAGTGGTGGGCGGATATGGATCTGGTGTATGCGCTGATTTGA